Below is a window of Oryza brachyantha chromosome 10, ObraRS2, whole genome shotgun sequence DNA.
TTGggattttgtttttcctattcatAGTGCGGCTGTTAACTCGGAAAACAGCGAGGAAGTTGCCATCAAGAAGATTGGCAATGCATTCGACAACCACATCGATGCCAAGCGGACCTTGAGAGAAATCAAGCTGCTCCGCCACATGGACCACGAGAATGTAAGAGCTGTTTGTTATTATTGGTTTGACATTCCTAGCAATTATTGATTGAACTCAGCTTTACCACTATTAGGTAATTTATTGGTTGTGCTTCGCATTTGGTTTACATTGATAACCCATCTTTGGAAGGCATTTTCCACTGCAATCATCATGTTCCATAATTTGTTAGAGAAAGCGGCAACAACACTCAGACTTTTCTGTACTAACTTGTAAAGAATGCATTACTGTTGCTATTATTAGTTAGTACAACTTCCTTGTACACCACTGAAAGATCACACTATCCCTTTTATGCCACTCATTGTTGCACTCATATTCTGTTATCATGTAACTAATTGACAAGTCATCCAAGGGGCATGACTTGACTTGTTGGCGCATAAGATGCTATGGGGTAAGGGCAGTAACACTGAACTGCTATGGTGAAAATTGGGCCTTACTTGGGAGGCCTGGTGCATCGGGCCCATTATTACTAAGTGAagcagagaggagagaggacggGAGCAGATTGACAGTAGAGACAACCAGCATATATGCTGTTATGGTCTAATAGACTAGTGAACTAGAACACTAGTTTTAAATAGTCACGACTAGTCGGCCAAGTTGGTAGAGGGATGACTCAATTCGATTTTTAAGACTTAACAACCTTGCACTCATGTggcttgtttggttttctATCTCTATGAGTAGTTCTGTTTGCTTTAATTGAACATACAAACTGGAGTGGGGTATTCATTTCCGTAAAGCGTGTTATACACTTTTCATTCACACATTTGTATCATATAGTTTGATTGTGATTTTAACATTGGCTCGCAGATTATTGCCATAAAGGACATAATTCGCCCCCcaagaagagaaaattttaATGATGTGTACATTGTTTCTGAGTTGATGGATACTGATCTCCATCAGATCATACGCTCAAATCAACCATTGACTGATGACCATTGCCAGGTTTGTTGCTTCCATTTTGTGCTTTGCTGAAACAAATTTTGCTTGCAGAAAATCTAGACAGTGATTGCATGCATCTTGTTCCTTTGGTTACTATGTTTCTTCATCCTATCCATATTTCAGCTTaacattgttttgtttatcCTGTTCAAAAATCATAAGGGGCATGTTTTGCTTTGCAGTACTTCCTGTACCAGTTGCTACGAGGGCTAAAATATGTGCACTCAGCAAATGTCTTGCACCGTGATCTGAAGCCAAGCAACTTGTTCCTTAATGCAAATTGTGATCTCAAGATTGCGGATTTTGGGCTCGCAAGGACCACTACGGAGACTGATCTCATGACAGAGTATGTGGTCACTCGGTGGTACCGAGCACCAGAATTGCTGTTGAACTGTTCACAGTATACTGCTGCTATTGATGTTTGGTCAGTTGGGTGCATACTTGGGGAAATTGTTACTCGTCAACCCCTGTTTCCTGGAAGGGATTACATCCAACAATTAAAATTGATCACTGAAGTAAGTCGTTCTCTGATTCATTGCTTGCCTACTTTTTAGTTTCTACTTTAACATGTTAAACTGTACTTTTGGGGGTATGTGAATAAGAGacactttttattatttagtatcaatatatagatgtgtttttttcttctggtagtataaaacaacattttacGGCATATTAAGATCTGAGATGCAGATTTGGACTAAATTTCTTgcaattaattcatttttttgtggAATTGTCCTCTCTTGATCACTCCTGATTGACTATCGTCTATCGTAGGACCATTCTTtctgttgtttttctttctgaatTGTGTCCCTGGAACCCAAGCGGTATCAATATTAATCAGgccattttcttttcaaaagctGATAGGGTCGCCAGATGACTCAAGCCTAGGATTTCTTCGGAGTGATAATGCAAAAAGATACATGAAACAGCTACCTCAGTACCCCAGGCAGGACTTCCGCTTGCGCTTCCGCAACATGTCTCCTGGCGCAGTTGACCTGTTAGAGAAAATGCTGGTGTTTGATCCAAGCAGACGGATTACTGGTACATGGACTTACACAAACTACTTCATTTGTGTTGTCTTAACTGTAAAGTCAACATTATTTTTCCATGCAGTTGATGAGGCTCTTCATCACCCGTACTTGGCTTCTCTTCATGACATCAATGAAGAACCCACCTGCCCAGCGCCTTTCAGCTTTGATTTTGAGCAGCCATCCTTTACCGAAGAACATATAAAAGAACTTATCTGGAGGGAATCCTTGGCATTCAATCCGAATCCTCCCTACTAAAATCTCAGGTTTGTTCGAGAGAACCAATGATCTCAAATTTTGTAGATGGTTAATTCTGGCATCCTGCAAATGCTTTTTACAGGCTTCGTATTGATAGCTTGCTAGATCGACTAATTTAGACCCTGGGAAAAATGTCTGTTCTTCTAGAACTGAATGCCTGGAGCACTAAGTTTTTATGCTCATAATTTACTgctgaataaaattttattcataactCAATCTATGAAATAGAATGATATTTATACCTTGCTTGCCACATATTTCCTGTTTGCTAATAAT
It encodes the following:
- the LOC102701584 gene encoding mitogen-activated protein kinase 6, translated to MDPSSGGGGGGGGGGGGSQIRGMATHGGRYVLYNVYGNLFEVSSKYTPPIRPIGRGAYGIVCAAVNSENSEEVAIKKIGNAFDNHIDAKRTLREIKLLRHMDHENIIAIKDIIRPPRRENFNDVYIVSELMDTDLHQIIRSNQPLTDDHCQYFLYQLLRGLKYVHSANVLHRDLKPSNLFLNANCDLKIADFGLARTTTETDLMTEYVVTRWYRAPELLLNCSQYTAAIDVWSVGCILGEIVTRQPLFPGRDYIQQLKLITELIGSPDDSSLGFLRSDNAKRYMKQLPQYPRQDFRLRFRNMSPGAVDLLEKMLVFDPSRRITVDEALHHPYLASLHDINEEPTCPAPFSFDFEQPSFTEEHIKELIWRESLAFNPNPPY